Proteins encoded by one window of Camelus bactrianus isolate YW-2024 breed Bactrian camel chromosome 9, ASM4877302v1, whole genome shotgun sequence:
- the RPS11 gene encoding small ribosomal subunit protein uS17 — MADIQTERAYQKQPTIFQNKKRVLLGETGKEKLPRYYKNIGLGFKTPKEAIEGTYIDKKCPFTGNVSIRGRILSGVVTKMKMQRTIVIRRDYLHYIRKYNRFEKRHKNMSVHLSPCFRDVQIGDIVTVGECRPLSKTVRFNVLKVTKAAGTKKQFQKF; from the exons ATGGCGGACATTCAG ACCGAGCGTGCCTACCAAAAGCAGCCGACCATCTTTCAAAATAAGAAGAGGGTCCTGCTTGGAGAAACCGGCAAAGAGAAGCTACCGCGATACTACAAGAACATTGGTCTGGGTTTCAAGACACCCAAGGAG GCCATTGAGGGTACCTACATTGACAAGAAGTGCCCTTTTACTGGTAATGTCTCCATTCGAGGGCGGATCCTGTCTG GTGTGGTGACCAAAATGAAGATGCAGCGGACCATCGTCATCCGCCGAGACTACCTTCACTACATCCGAAAATACAACCGTTTCGAGAAGCGCCACAAGAACATGTCTGTGCACCTTTCCCCCTGCTTCAG GGACGTCCAGATCGGCGACATTGTCACAGTGGGCGAGTGCCGGCCCCTGAGCAAGACTGTGCGCTTCAACGTGCTCAAGGTCACCAAGGCTGCAGGCACCAAGAAACAATTCCAGAAGTTCTGA
- the RPL13A gene encoding large ribosomal subunit protein uL13 has product MAEGQVLVLDGRGHLLGRLAAIVAKQVLLGRKVVVVRCEGINISGNFYRNKLKYLAFLRKRMNTNPSRGPYHFRAPSRIFWRTVRGMLPHKTKRGQAALDRLKVFDGIPPPYDKKKRMVVPAALKVVRLKPTRKFAYLGRLAHEVGWKYQAVTATLEEKRKEKAKIHYRKKKQLMRLRKQAEKNIEKKIDKFTEVLKTHGLLV; this is encoded by the exons ATGGCGGAGGGGCAG GTACTGGTGCTCGATGGCCGAGGCCATCTTCTGGGCCGCTTGGCAGCCATTGTGGCCAAGCAGGTGCTTCTGG GCCGGAAGGTGGTGGTTGTCCGTTGTGAGGGCATCAACATTTCTGGCAATTTCTACAGAAACAAGT TGAAGTACCTGGCCTTCCTCCGCAAGCGCATGAACACCAACCCCTCCCGCGGCCCCTACCACTTCCGAGCCCCCAGCCGCATCTTTTGGCGGACAGTGCGAG GCATGCTGCCCCACAAGACCAAGCGAGGCCAGGCTGCACTGGACCGCCTCAAGGTGTTTGATGGGATCCCGCCACCCTATGACAAG AAAAAGCGGATGGTGGTTCCTGCCGCCCTTAAGGTTGTGCGTCTGAAGCCCACACGGAAG TTTGCCTACCTAGGGCGTCTGGCTCATGAGGTTGGCTGGAAGTACCAGGCAGTAACAGCCACcctggaggagaagaggaaagagaaggccAAGATCCATTACCGGAAGAAGAAGCAGCTCATG AGGCTACGGAAGCAGGCTGAAAAGAATATAGAGAAGAAAATCGACAAATTCACAGAGGTCCTCAAGACCCATGGACTCCTAGTCTGA
- the FLT3LG gene encoding fms-related tyrosine kinase 3 ligand isoform X4 encodes MIVLAPAWNPTTSLLLLLLLSPSLSRTQDCSFRHSPISSTFNSTIRKLDELCGAFWRLVLAQRWMGRLKTVAGSQLQDLLEAVNTEIYFVTSCAFQPLPSCLRFVQANISHLLQDTSQQLVALKPWITRRNFSRCLELQCQPADSSTLLPPRSPGALGATSLPAPQASLLLLLLLLLPVALLLLASAWCLHRRRRQRTPYPGEQRRRTLRPRKRSHLSEDTEPELGGSQLEPGPFFGCTASVTVSPGWRQRQHPALALAQPSPLCTKPLSPRNCI; translated from the exons ATGATAGTGCTGGCGCCAGCCTGGAACCCAACT acctccctgctgctgctgctgctgctcagccCTAGCCTCTCCAGGACCCAGGACTGCTCCTTTCGCCACAGCCCCATCTCCTCCACCTTCAACAGCACCATCCGCAAGCTT GACGAGCTCTGTGGGGCCTTCTGGCGCCTCGTCCTGGCCCAGCGCTGGATGGGACGGCTCAAGACGGTGGCTGGGTCCCAGCTGCAAGACCTACTGGAGGCTGTCAACACCGAGATATACTTTGTCACCTCATGTGCCTTCCAG cccctccccagctgtcTTCGCTTCGTCCAGGCCAACATCTCCCACCTCCTGCAGGACACTTCCCAGCAGCTGGTGGCCTTGAAGCCCTGGATCACCCGCCGGAATTTCTCCAGGTGCCTGGAGCTGCAGTGTCAGCCAG cAGACTCCTCCACCCTGCTGCCCCCAAGGAGTCCCGGAGCCCTGGGGGCCACATCCCTGCCGGCTCCTCAGGCCTCTCTTCTGCTCCTCTTGCTGTTGCTGCTGCCGGTGGCCCTTCTACTGCTGGCCTCTGCCTGGTGCCTGCACCGGCGAAGGAGACAGAGGACACCCTACCCTGGGGAGCAGCGG agaaggacactgagacccagaaagaGGAGTCACCTGTCAGAGGACACAGAGCCGGAACTTGGAGGAAGTCAGCTAGAGCCTGGACCCTTCTTTGGCTGCACTGCCTCTGTCACTGTCTCCCCAGGATGGAGGCAACGCCAGCACCCAGCACTGGCCCTGGCCCAACCCTCCCCACTCTGTACAAAGCCCTTGTCCCCAAGAAATTGTATATAA
- the FLT3LG gene encoding fms-related tyrosine kinase 3 ligand isoform X3 translates to MIVLAPAWNPTTSLLLLLLLSPSLSRTQDCSFRHSPISSTFNSTIRKLSDYLLHDYPVTVATNLQDDELCGAFWRLVLAQRWMGRLKTVAGSQLQDLLEAVNTEIYFVTSCAFQDTSQQLVALKPWITRRNFSRCLELQCQPADSSTLLPPRSPGALGATSLPAPQASLLLLLLLLLPVALLLLASAWCLHRRRRQRTPYPGEQRRRTLRPRKRSHLSEDTEPELGGSQLEPGPFFGCTASVTVSPGWRQRQHPALALAQPSPLCTKPLSPRNCI, encoded by the exons ATGATAGTGCTGGCGCCAGCCTGGAACCCAACT acctccctgctgctgctgctgctgctcagccCTAGCCTCTCCAGGACCCAGGACTGCTCCTTTCGCCACAGCCCCATCTCCTCCACCTTCAACAGCACCATCCGCAAGCTT TCTGACTACTTGCTTCACGATTACCCAGTCACTGTGGCCACCAACCTGCAAGAC GACGAGCTCTGTGGGGCCTTCTGGCGCCTCGTCCTGGCCCAGCGCTGGATGGGACGGCTCAAGACGGTGGCTGGGTCCCAGCTGCAAGACCTACTGGAGGCTGTCAACACCGAGATATACTTTGTCACCTCATGTGCCTTCCAG GACACTTCCCAGCAGCTGGTGGCCTTGAAGCCCTGGATCACCCGCCGGAATTTCTCCAGGTGCCTGGAGCTGCAGTGTCAGCCAG cAGACTCCTCCACCCTGCTGCCCCCAAGGAGTCCCGGAGCCCTGGGGGCCACATCCCTGCCGGCTCCTCAGGCCTCTCTTCTGCTCCTCTTGCTGTTGCTGCTGCCGGTGGCCCTTCTACTGCTGGCCTCTGCCTGGTGCCTGCACCGGCGAAGGAGACAGAGGACACCCTACCCTGGGGAGCAGCGG agaaggacactgagacccagaaagaGGAGTCACCTGTCAGAGGACACAGAGCCGGAACTTGGAGGAAGTCAGCTAGAGCCTGGACCCTTCTTTGGCTGCACTGCCTCTGTCACTGTCTCCCCAGGATGGAGGCAACGCCAGCACCCAGCACTGGCCCTGGCCCAACCCTCCCCACTCTGTACAAAGCCCTTGTCCCCAAGAAATTGTATATAA
- the FLT3LG gene encoding fms-related tyrosine kinase 3 ligand isoform X5: MIVLAPAWNPTTSLLLLLLLSPSLSRTQDCSFRHSPISSTFNSTIRKLSDYLLHDYPVTVATNLQDDELCGAFWRLVLAQRWMGRLKTVAGSQLQDLLEAVNTEIYFVTSCAFQDTSQQLVALKPWITRRNFSRCLELQCQPDSSTLLPPRSPGALGATSLPAPQASLLLLLLLLLPVALLLLASAWCLHRRRRQRTPYPGEQRRRTLRPRKRSHLSEDTEPELGGSQLEPGPFFGCTASVTVSPGWRQRQHPALALAQPSPLCTKPLSPRNCI, from the exons ATGATAGTGCTGGCGCCAGCCTGGAACCCAACT acctccctgctgctgctgctgctgctcagccCTAGCCTCTCCAGGACCCAGGACTGCTCCTTTCGCCACAGCCCCATCTCCTCCACCTTCAACAGCACCATCCGCAAGCTT TCTGACTACTTGCTTCACGATTACCCAGTCACTGTGGCCACCAACCTGCAAGAC GACGAGCTCTGTGGGGCCTTCTGGCGCCTCGTCCTGGCCCAGCGCTGGATGGGACGGCTCAAGACGGTGGCTGGGTCCCAGCTGCAAGACCTACTGGAGGCTGTCAACACCGAGATATACTTTGTCACCTCATGTGCCTTCCAG GACACTTCCCAGCAGCTGGTGGCCTTGAAGCCCTGGATCACCCGCCGGAATTTCTCCAGGTGCCTGGAGCTGCAGTGTCAGCCAG ACTCCTCCACCCTGCTGCCCCCAAGGAGTCCCGGAGCCCTGGGGGCCACATCCCTGCCGGCTCCTCAGGCCTCTCTTCTGCTCCTCTTGCTGTTGCTGCTGCCGGTGGCCCTTCTACTGCTGGCCTCTGCCTGGTGCCTGCACCGGCGAAGGAGACAGAGGACACCCTACCCTGGGGAGCAGCGG agaaggacactgagacccagaaagaGGAGTCACCTGTCAGAGGACACAGAGCCGGAACTTGGAGGAAGTCAGCTAGAGCCTGGACCCTTCTTTGGCTGCACTGCCTCTGTCACTGTCTCCCCAGGATGGAGGCAACGCCAGCACCCAGCACTGGCCCTGGCCCAACCCTCCCCACTCTGTACAAAGCCCTTGTCCCCAAGAAATTGTATATAA
- the FLT3LG gene encoding fms-related tyrosine kinase 3 ligand isoform X1 — translation MIVLAPAWNPTTSLLLLLLLSPSLSRTQDCSFRHSPISSTFNSTIRKLSDYLLHDYPVTVATNLQDDELCGAFWRLVLAQRWMGRLKTVAGSQLQDLLEAVNTEIYFVTSCAFQPLPSCLRFVQANISHLLQDTSQQLVALKPWITRRNFSRCLELQCQPADSSTLLPPRSPGALGATSLPAPQASLLLLLLLLLPVALLLLASAWCLHRRRRQRTPYPGEQRRRTLRPRKRSHLSEDTEPELGGSQLEPGPFFGCTASVTVSPGWRQRQHPALALAQPSPLCTKPLSPRNCI, via the exons ATGATAGTGCTGGCGCCAGCCTGGAACCCAACT acctccctgctgctgctgctgctgctcagccCTAGCCTCTCCAGGACCCAGGACTGCTCCTTTCGCCACAGCCCCATCTCCTCCACCTTCAACAGCACCATCCGCAAGCTT TCTGACTACTTGCTTCACGATTACCCAGTCACTGTGGCCACCAACCTGCAAGAC GACGAGCTCTGTGGGGCCTTCTGGCGCCTCGTCCTGGCCCAGCGCTGGATGGGACGGCTCAAGACGGTGGCTGGGTCCCAGCTGCAAGACCTACTGGAGGCTGTCAACACCGAGATATACTTTGTCACCTCATGTGCCTTCCAG cccctccccagctgtcTTCGCTTCGTCCAGGCCAACATCTCCCACCTCCTGCAGGACACTTCCCAGCAGCTGGTGGCCTTGAAGCCCTGGATCACCCGCCGGAATTTCTCCAGGTGCCTGGAGCTGCAGTGTCAGCCAG cAGACTCCTCCACCCTGCTGCCCCCAAGGAGTCCCGGAGCCCTGGGGGCCACATCCCTGCCGGCTCCTCAGGCCTCTCTTCTGCTCCTCTTGCTGTTGCTGCTGCCGGTGGCCCTTCTACTGCTGGCCTCTGCCTGGTGCCTGCACCGGCGAAGGAGACAGAGGACACCCTACCCTGGGGAGCAGCGG agaaggacactgagacccagaaagaGGAGTCACCTGTCAGAGGACACAGAGCCGGAACTTGGAGGAAGTCAGCTAGAGCCTGGACCCTTCTTTGGCTGCACTGCCTCTGTCACTGTCTCCCCAGGATGGAGGCAACGCCAGCACCCAGCACTGGCCCTGGCCCAACCCTCCCCACTCTGTACAAAGCCCTTGTCCCCAAGAAATTGTATATAA
- the FLT3LG gene encoding fms-related tyrosine kinase 3 ligand isoform X2 codes for MIVLAPAWNPTTSLLLLLLLSPSLSRTQDCSFRHSPISSTFNSTIRKLSDYLLHDYPVTVATNLQDDELCGAFWRLVLAQRWMGRLKTVAGSQLQDLLEAVNTEIYFVTSCAFQPLPSCLRFVQANISHLLQDTSQQLVALKPWITRRNFSRCLELQCQPDSSTLLPPRSPGALGATSLPAPQASLLLLLLLLLPVALLLLASAWCLHRRRRQRTPYPGEQRRRTLRPRKRSHLSEDTEPELGGSQLEPGPFFGCTASVTVSPGWRQRQHPALALAQPSPLCTKPLSPRNCI; via the exons ATGATAGTGCTGGCGCCAGCCTGGAACCCAACT acctccctgctgctgctgctgctgctcagccCTAGCCTCTCCAGGACCCAGGACTGCTCCTTTCGCCACAGCCCCATCTCCTCCACCTTCAACAGCACCATCCGCAAGCTT TCTGACTACTTGCTTCACGATTACCCAGTCACTGTGGCCACCAACCTGCAAGAC GACGAGCTCTGTGGGGCCTTCTGGCGCCTCGTCCTGGCCCAGCGCTGGATGGGACGGCTCAAGACGGTGGCTGGGTCCCAGCTGCAAGACCTACTGGAGGCTGTCAACACCGAGATATACTTTGTCACCTCATGTGCCTTCCAG cccctccccagctgtcTTCGCTTCGTCCAGGCCAACATCTCCCACCTCCTGCAGGACACTTCCCAGCAGCTGGTGGCCTTGAAGCCCTGGATCACCCGCCGGAATTTCTCCAGGTGCCTGGAGCTGCAGTGTCAGCCAG ACTCCTCCACCCTGCTGCCCCCAAGGAGTCCCGGAGCCCTGGGGGCCACATCCCTGCCGGCTCCTCAGGCCTCTCTTCTGCTCCTCTTGCTGTTGCTGCTGCCGGTGGCCCTTCTACTGCTGGCCTCTGCCTGGTGCCTGCACCGGCGAAGGAGACAGAGGACACCCTACCCTGGGGAGCAGCGG agaaggacactgagacccagaaagaGGAGTCACCTGTCAGAGGACACAGAGCCGGAACTTGGAGGAAGTCAGCTAGAGCCTGGACCCTTCTTTGGCTGCACTGCCTCTGTCACTGTCTCCCCAGGATGGAGGCAACGCCAGCACCCAGCACTGGCCCTGGCCCAACCCTCCCCACTCTGTACAAAGCCCTTGTCCCCAAGAAATTGTATATAA
- the FLT3LG gene encoding fms-related tyrosine kinase 3 ligand isoform X6 has translation MIVLAPAWNPTTSLLLLLLLSPSLSRTQDCSFRHSPISSTFNSTIRKLSDYLLHDYPVTVATNLQDDELCGAFWRLVLAQRWMGRLKTVAGSQLQDLLEAVNTEIYFVTSCAFQPLPSCLRFVQANISHLLQDTSQQLVALKPWITRRNFSRCLELQCQPADSSTLLPPRSPGALGATSLPAPQASLLLLLLLLLPVALLLLASAWCLHRRRRQRTPYPGEQRPSESSITPFYREGH, from the exons ATGATAGTGCTGGCGCCAGCCTGGAACCCAACT acctccctgctgctgctgctgctgctcagccCTAGCCTCTCCAGGACCCAGGACTGCTCCTTTCGCCACAGCCCCATCTCCTCCACCTTCAACAGCACCATCCGCAAGCTT TCTGACTACTTGCTTCACGATTACCCAGTCACTGTGGCCACCAACCTGCAAGAC GACGAGCTCTGTGGGGCCTTCTGGCGCCTCGTCCTGGCCCAGCGCTGGATGGGACGGCTCAAGACGGTGGCTGGGTCCCAGCTGCAAGACCTACTGGAGGCTGTCAACACCGAGATATACTTTGTCACCTCATGTGCCTTCCAG cccctccccagctgtcTTCGCTTCGTCCAGGCCAACATCTCCCACCTCCTGCAGGACACTTCCCAGCAGCTGGTGGCCTTGAAGCCCTGGATCACCCGCCGGAATTTCTCCAGGTGCCTGGAGCTGCAGTGTCAGCCAG cAGACTCCTCCACCCTGCTGCCCCCAAGGAGTCCCGGAGCCCTGGGGGCCACATCCCTGCCGGCTCCTCAGGCCTCTCTTCTGCTCCTCTTGCTGTTGCTGCTGCCGGTGGCCCTTCTACTGCTGGCCTCTGCCTGGTGCCTGCACCGGCGAAGGAGACAGAGGACACCCTACCCTGGGGAGCAGCGG CCCAGTGAGTCATCTATTAcgccattttacagagaaggacactga